In Vespa velutina chromosome 1, iVesVel2.1, whole genome shotgun sequence, the following proteins share a genomic window:
- the LOC124950829 gene encoding splicing factor 1 isoform X3 yields MPTVLPTNLTPEQEKAYLFQLQIEEISRKLRTGDLGIPLNPEERSPSPEPIYSSDGKRLNTREYRTRRKLEEERHNLIQKILKINPEFKPPPDYKPPIIRVHDKVMIPQEEHPDINFVGLLIGPRGNTLKSMEKETGAKIIIRGKGSVKEGKVGRKDGQPLPGEDEPLHAYITANNLDAVKKAVERIHEIIRQGVEVPEGQNDLRRNQLRELALLNGTLRENDGPRCTNCGASDHKSWLCPDKPNVTNNIVCSSCGGAGHIARDCRSKRPGQGGPAAAGMGGMGPGGDKAKIDEEYMSLMAELGEGPPPDRSKSGQTRQPAPNPSYPGLFDRQQAPRALMAAPAHPPPQMMQGGPMMPPPGMAPPPWSQGDVNNMNGMNMQWQPPVSMPPPPGVMQPPPPPPGSTTQPNIPPLMPWMAGNNQPPPPGQMPPTQIPPPGMGIPPWQQGQQGPMRPPPPGTAPPPGFPGWQPQQMGGWPPAAPVPPPPQQQQTPAPPGIDLNTLPTLLAQPPPPPPPTS; encoded by the exons ATGCCCACAGTTCTACCCACTAATCTGACCCCAGAACAGGAGAAAGCTTATCTCT TTCAGCTGCAAATTGAGGAAATCAGCAGGAAGCTACGTACTGGAGACCTTGGAATACCGCTTAATCCTGAGGAAAG gtCTCCATCACCAGAGCCAATATACAGTAGTGATGGTAAACGGTTAAATACAAGAGAATATCGTACAAGACGTAAATTGGAAGAAGAACGACACAATCTAATACAGAAGATACTCAAAATAAATCCAGAATTTAAGCCACCGCCAGATTACAA GCCTCCGATAATACGTGTCCATGATAAAGTAATGATTCCACAAGAAGAACATCCCGACATAAACTTTGTTGGCTTGCTTATTGGACCACGTGGAAATACTTTGAAAT CGATGGAAAAGGAAACTGGCGCAAAGATTATTATTCGCGGTAAAGGTTCCGTAAAAGAAGGCAAAGTAGGTAGAAAAGATGGACAACCTTTACCCGGAGAAGATGAACCATTGCATGCTTATATAACGGCAAATAATTTAGATGCCGTAAAGAAGGCTGTTGAAAGA atCCACGAGATTATAAGACAAGGTGTAGAAGTTCCTGAGGGTCAAAATGATTTGCGACGTAATCAATTGAGAGAGTTAGCATTACTTAATGGAACATTGCGTGAAAACGATGGTCCTCGATGTACGAATTGTGGAGCATCCGATCATAAATCATGGCTC TGTCCAGACAAACCAAATGTTACCAATAATATAGTATGTTCGAGTTGTGGAGGAGCTGGACACATCGCGCGAGATTGTAGATCTAAACGTCCCGGTCAAGGTGGTCCTGCAGCTGCAGGAATGGGAGGAATGGGACCTGGTGGAGATAAGGCAAAGATAGACGAAGAATATATGTCTCTTATGGCAGAATTGGGTGAGGGCCCACCACCGGATAGATCCAAGTCTGGTCAAACTAGACAACCCGCACCAAATCCAAGTTATCCTGGACTTTTCGATAG GCAACAGGCACCTCGCGCCCTGATGGCTGCTCCGGCACATCCACCACCTCAAATGATGCAAGGTGGACCTATGATGCCACCACCGGGTATGGCTCCGCCGCCGTGGAGCCAAGGCGacgtaaataatatgaatggTATGAACATGCAATGGCAACCACCAGTTAGTATGCCACCACCGCCAGGTGTCATGCAACCACCTCCGCCACCTCCTGGATCTACCACTCAGCCAAATATCCCTCCCTTAATGCCTTGGATGGCTGGGAACAATCAGCCACCTCCACCAGGACAGATGCCACCAACGCAAATTCCACCCCCTGGAATGGGTATTCCACCGTGGCAACAAGGGCAACAAGGGCCGATGCGTCCACCACCTCCAGGAACGGCACCACCTCCAGGATTTCCAGGATGGCAACCTCAACAAATGGGTGGCTGGCCTCCGGCAGCTCCCGTTCCACCTCCACCACAGCAACAACAAACTCCTGCTCCGCCAGGAATCGATTTGAATACGTTACCTACTTTATTGGCCCAgccaccaccacctccgccGCCCACTAGTTAG
- the LOC124950829 gene encoding splicing factor 1 isoform X5, whose protein sequence is MSTSNLKSPSPEPIYSSDGKRLNTREYRTRRKLEEERHNLIQKILKINPEFKPPPDYKPPIIRVHDKVMIPQEEHPDINFVGLLIGPRGNTLKSMEKETGAKIIIRGKGSVKEGKVGRKDGQPLPGEDEPLHAYITANNLDAVKKAVERIHEIIRQGVEVPEGQNDLRRNQLRELALLNGTLRENDGPRCTNCGASDHKSWLCPDKPNVTNNIVCSSCGGAGHIARDCRSKRPGQGGPAAAGMGGMGPGGDKAKIDEEYMSLMAELGEGPPPDRSKSGQTRQPAPNPSYPGLFDRQQAPRALMAAPAHPPPQMMQGGPMMPPPGMAPPPWSQGDVNNMNGMNMQWQPPVSMPPPPGVMQPPPPPPGSTTQPNIPPLMPWMAGNNQPPPPGQMPPTQIPPPGMGIPPWQQGQQGPMRPPPPGTAPPPGFPGWQPQQMGGWPPAAPVPPPPQQQQTPAPPGIDLNTLPTLLAQPPPPPPPTS, encoded by the exons ATGTCAACTTCCAATCTCAA gtCTCCATCACCAGAGCCAATATACAGTAGTGATGGTAAACGGTTAAATACAAGAGAATATCGTACAAGACGTAAATTGGAAGAAGAACGACACAATCTAATACAGAAGATACTCAAAATAAATCCAGAATTTAAGCCACCGCCAGATTACAA GCCTCCGATAATACGTGTCCATGATAAAGTAATGATTCCACAAGAAGAACATCCCGACATAAACTTTGTTGGCTTGCTTATTGGACCACGTGGAAATACTTTGAAAT CGATGGAAAAGGAAACTGGCGCAAAGATTATTATTCGCGGTAAAGGTTCCGTAAAAGAAGGCAAAGTAGGTAGAAAAGATGGACAACCTTTACCCGGAGAAGATGAACCATTGCATGCTTATATAACGGCAAATAATTTAGATGCCGTAAAGAAGGCTGTTGAAAGA atCCACGAGATTATAAGACAAGGTGTAGAAGTTCCTGAGGGTCAAAATGATTTGCGACGTAATCAATTGAGAGAGTTAGCATTACTTAATGGAACATTGCGTGAAAACGATGGTCCTCGATGTACGAATTGTGGAGCATCCGATCATAAATCATGGCTC TGTCCAGACAAACCAAATGTTACCAATAATATAGTATGTTCGAGTTGTGGAGGAGCTGGACACATCGCGCGAGATTGTAGATCTAAACGTCCCGGTCAAGGTGGTCCTGCAGCTGCAGGAATGGGAGGAATGGGACCTGGTGGAGATAAGGCAAAGATAGACGAAGAATATATGTCTCTTATGGCAGAATTGGGTGAGGGCCCACCACCGGATAGATCCAAGTCTGGTCAAACTAGACAACCCGCACCAAATCCAAGTTATCCTGGACTTTTCGATAG GCAACAGGCACCTCGCGCCCTGATGGCTGCTCCGGCACATCCACCACCTCAAATGATGCAAGGTGGACCTATGATGCCACCACCGGGTATGGCTCCGCCGCCGTGGAGCCAAGGCGacgtaaataatatgaatggTATGAACATGCAATGGCAACCACCAGTTAGTATGCCACCACCGCCAGGTGTCATGCAACCACCTCCGCCACCTCCTGGATCTACCACTCAGCCAAATATCCCTCCCTTAATGCCTTGGATGGCTGGGAACAATCAGCCACCTCCACCAGGACAGATGCCACCAACGCAAATTCCACCCCCTGGAATGGGTATTCCACCGTGGCAACAAGGGCAACAAGGGCCGATGCGTCCACCACCTCCAGGAACGGCACCACCTCCAGGATTTCCAGGATGGCAACCTCAACAAATGGGTGGCTGGCCTCCGGCAGCTCCCGTTCCACCTCCACCACAGCAACAACAAACTCCTGCTCCGCCAGGAATCGATTTGAATACGTTACCTACTTTATTGGCCCAgccaccaccacctccgccGCCCACTAGTTAG
- the LOC124950829 gene encoding splicing factor 1 isoform X2 — MFVGDVKQEKETKEERRKRRKTRWSGSEHDKTFIPGMPTVLPTNLTPEQEKAYLFQLQIEEISRKLRTGDLGIPLNPEERSPSPEPIYSSDGKRLNTREYRTRRKLEEERHNLIQKILKINPEFKPPPDYKPPIIRVHDKVMIPQEEHPDINFVGLLIGPRGNTLKSMEKETGAKIIIRGKGSVKEGKVGRKDGQPLPGEDEPLHAYITANNLDAVKKAVERIHEIIRQGVEVPEGQNDLRRNQLRELALLNGTLRENDGPRCTNCGASDHKSWLCPDKPNVTNNIVCSSCGGAGHIARDCRSKRPGQGGPAAAGMGGMGPGGDKAKIDEEYMSLMAELGEGPPPDRSKSGQTRQPAPNPSYPGLFDRQQAPRALMAAPAHPPPQMMQGGPMMPPPGMAPPPWSQGDVNNMNGMNMQWQPPVSMPPPPGVMQPPPPPPGSTTQPNIPPLMPWMAGNNQPPPPGQMPPTQIPPPGMGIPPWQQGQQGPMRPPPPGTAPPPGFPGWQPQQMGGWPPAAPVPPPPQQQQTPAPPGIDLNTLPTLLAQPPPPPPPTS, encoded by the exons ATGTTCGTTG gCGATGTTAAGcaggagaaagaaacgaaagaggaacgtaggaagaggaggaaaactAGATGGAGTGGTAGTGAACATGACAAAACCTTTATACCCGGGATGCCCACAGTTCTACCCACTAATCTGACCCCAGAACAGGAGAAAGCTTATCTCT TTCAGCTGCAAATTGAGGAAATCAGCAGGAAGCTACGTACTGGAGACCTTGGAATACCGCTTAATCCTGAGGAAAG gtCTCCATCACCAGAGCCAATATACAGTAGTGATGGTAAACGGTTAAATACAAGAGAATATCGTACAAGACGTAAATTGGAAGAAGAACGACACAATCTAATACAGAAGATACTCAAAATAAATCCAGAATTTAAGCCACCGCCAGATTACAA GCCTCCGATAATACGTGTCCATGATAAAGTAATGATTCCACAAGAAGAACATCCCGACATAAACTTTGTTGGCTTGCTTATTGGACCACGTGGAAATACTTTGAAAT CGATGGAAAAGGAAACTGGCGCAAAGATTATTATTCGCGGTAAAGGTTCCGTAAAAGAAGGCAAAGTAGGTAGAAAAGATGGACAACCTTTACCCGGAGAAGATGAACCATTGCATGCTTATATAACGGCAAATAATTTAGATGCCGTAAAGAAGGCTGTTGAAAGA atCCACGAGATTATAAGACAAGGTGTAGAAGTTCCTGAGGGTCAAAATGATTTGCGACGTAATCAATTGAGAGAGTTAGCATTACTTAATGGAACATTGCGTGAAAACGATGGTCCTCGATGTACGAATTGTGGAGCATCCGATCATAAATCATGGCTC TGTCCAGACAAACCAAATGTTACCAATAATATAGTATGTTCGAGTTGTGGAGGAGCTGGACACATCGCGCGAGATTGTAGATCTAAACGTCCCGGTCAAGGTGGTCCTGCAGCTGCAGGAATGGGAGGAATGGGACCTGGTGGAGATAAGGCAAAGATAGACGAAGAATATATGTCTCTTATGGCAGAATTGGGTGAGGGCCCACCACCGGATAGATCCAAGTCTGGTCAAACTAGACAACCCGCACCAAATCCAAGTTATCCTGGACTTTTCGATAG GCAACAGGCACCTCGCGCCCTGATGGCTGCTCCGGCACATCCACCACCTCAAATGATGCAAGGTGGACCTATGATGCCACCACCGGGTATGGCTCCGCCGCCGTGGAGCCAAGGCGacgtaaataatatgaatggTATGAACATGCAATGGCAACCACCAGTTAGTATGCCACCACCGCCAGGTGTCATGCAACCACCTCCGCCACCTCCTGGATCTACCACTCAGCCAAATATCCCTCCCTTAATGCCTTGGATGGCTGGGAACAATCAGCCACCTCCACCAGGACAGATGCCACCAACGCAAATTCCACCCCCTGGAATGGGTATTCCACCGTGGCAACAAGGGCAACAAGGGCCGATGCGTCCACCACCTCCAGGAACGGCACCACCTCCAGGATTTCCAGGATGGCAACCTCAACAAATGGGTGGCTGGCCTCCGGCAGCTCCCGTTCCACCTCCACCACAGCAACAACAAACTCCTGCTCCGCCAGGAATCGATTTGAATACGTTACCTACTTTATTGGCCCAgccaccaccacctccgccGCCCACTAGTTAG
- the LOC124950829 gene encoding splicing factor 1 isoform X1, which yields MNQSRNFTSLLNPSYLQNAQQNAATANAAAAAAAAAAAVSAAIANGTPLNANNNSTTQSRKREAESDVKQEKETKEERRKRRKTRWSGSEHDKTFIPGMPTVLPTNLTPEQEKAYLFQLQIEEISRKLRTGDLGIPLNPEERSPSPEPIYSSDGKRLNTREYRTRRKLEEERHNLIQKILKINPEFKPPPDYKPPIIRVHDKVMIPQEEHPDINFVGLLIGPRGNTLKSMEKETGAKIIIRGKGSVKEGKVGRKDGQPLPGEDEPLHAYITANNLDAVKKAVERIHEIIRQGVEVPEGQNDLRRNQLRELALLNGTLRENDGPRCTNCGASDHKSWLCPDKPNVTNNIVCSSCGGAGHIARDCRSKRPGQGGPAAAGMGGMGPGGDKAKIDEEYMSLMAELGEGPPPDRSKSGQTRQPAPNPSYPGLFDRQQAPRALMAAPAHPPPQMMQGGPMMPPPGMAPPPWSQGDVNNMNGMNMQWQPPVSMPPPPGVMQPPPPPPGSTTQPNIPPLMPWMAGNNQPPPPGQMPPTQIPPPGMGIPPWQQGQQGPMRPPPPGTAPPPGFPGWQPQQMGGWPPAAPVPPPPQQQQTPAPPGIDLNTLPTLLAQPPPPPPPTS from the exons ATGAATCAATCACGAAATTTCACGTCGTTGTTGAATCCGAGTTATTTGCAGAATGCGCAGCAAAACGCTGCAACTGCTAACGCGGCTGCTGCAGCAGCAGCCGCAGCTGCTGCGGTGAGTGCAGCGATCGCAAACGGAACACCTCTCAACGCGAATAACAATTCTACGACGCAAAGCAGAAAGCGCGAAGCTGAGA gCGATGTTAAGcaggagaaagaaacgaaagaggaacgtaggaagaggaggaaaactAGATGGAGTGGTAGTGAACATGACAAAACCTTTATACCCGGGATGCCCACAGTTCTACCCACTAATCTGACCCCAGAACAGGAGAAAGCTTATCTCT TTCAGCTGCAAATTGAGGAAATCAGCAGGAAGCTACGTACTGGAGACCTTGGAATACCGCTTAATCCTGAGGAAAG gtCTCCATCACCAGAGCCAATATACAGTAGTGATGGTAAACGGTTAAATACAAGAGAATATCGTACAAGACGTAAATTGGAAGAAGAACGACACAATCTAATACAGAAGATACTCAAAATAAATCCAGAATTTAAGCCACCGCCAGATTACAA GCCTCCGATAATACGTGTCCATGATAAAGTAATGATTCCACAAGAAGAACATCCCGACATAAACTTTGTTGGCTTGCTTATTGGACCACGTGGAAATACTTTGAAAT CGATGGAAAAGGAAACTGGCGCAAAGATTATTATTCGCGGTAAAGGTTCCGTAAAAGAAGGCAAAGTAGGTAGAAAAGATGGACAACCTTTACCCGGAGAAGATGAACCATTGCATGCTTATATAACGGCAAATAATTTAGATGCCGTAAAGAAGGCTGTTGAAAGA atCCACGAGATTATAAGACAAGGTGTAGAAGTTCCTGAGGGTCAAAATGATTTGCGACGTAATCAATTGAGAGAGTTAGCATTACTTAATGGAACATTGCGTGAAAACGATGGTCCTCGATGTACGAATTGTGGAGCATCCGATCATAAATCATGGCTC TGTCCAGACAAACCAAATGTTACCAATAATATAGTATGTTCGAGTTGTGGAGGAGCTGGACACATCGCGCGAGATTGTAGATCTAAACGTCCCGGTCAAGGTGGTCCTGCAGCTGCAGGAATGGGAGGAATGGGACCTGGTGGAGATAAGGCAAAGATAGACGAAGAATATATGTCTCTTATGGCAGAATTGGGTGAGGGCCCACCACCGGATAGATCCAAGTCTGGTCAAACTAGACAACCCGCACCAAATCCAAGTTATCCTGGACTTTTCGATAG GCAACAGGCACCTCGCGCCCTGATGGCTGCTCCGGCACATCCACCACCTCAAATGATGCAAGGTGGACCTATGATGCCACCACCGGGTATGGCTCCGCCGCCGTGGAGCCAAGGCGacgtaaataatatgaatggTATGAACATGCAATGGCAACCACCAGTTAGTATGCCACCACCGCCAGGTGTCATGCAACCACCTCCGCCACCTCCTGGATCTACCACTCAGCCAAATATCCCTCCCTTAATGCCTTGGATGGCTGGGAACAATCAGCCACCTCCACCAGGACAGATGCCACCAACGCAAATTCCACCCCCTGGAATGGGTATTCCACCGTGGCAACAAGGGCAACAAGGGCCGATGCGTCCACCACCTCCAGGAACGGCACCACCTCCAGGATTTCCAGGATGGCAACCTCAACAAATGGGTGGCTGGCCTCCGGCAGCTCCCGTTCCACCTCCACCACAGCAACAACAAACTCCTGCTCCGCCAGGAATCGATTTGAATACGTTACCTACTTTATTGGCCCAgccaccaccacctccgccGCCCACTAGTTAG
- the LOC124950829 gene encoding splicing factor 1 isoform X4, translating into MSGGTPMKLKKRNVRWSPSPEPIYSSDGKRLNTREYRTRRKLEEERHNLIQKILKINPEFKPPPDYKPPIIRVHDKVMIPQEEHPDINFVGLLIGPRGNTLKSMEKETGAKIIIRGKGSVKEGKVGRKDGQPLPGEDEPLHAYITANNLDAVKKAVERIHEIIRQGVEVPEGQNDLRRNQLRELALLNGTLRENDGPRCTNCGASDHKSWLCPDKPNVTNNIVCSSCGGAGHIARDCRSKRPGQGGPAAAGMGGMGPGGDKAKIDEEYMSLMAELGEGPPPDRSKSGQTRQPAPNPSYPGLFDRQQAPRALMAAPAHPPPQMMQGGPMMPPPGMAPPPWSQGDVNNMNGMNMQWQPPVSMPPPPGVMQPPPPPPGSTTQPNIPPLMPWMAGNNQPPPPGQMPPTQIPPPGMGIPPWQQGQQGPMRPPPPGTAPPPGFPGWQPQQMGGWPPAAPVPPPPQQQQTPAPPGIDLNTLPTLLAQPPPPPPPTS; encoded by the exons ATGTCTGGTGGTACGCCCATGAAGTTGAAGAAACGAAATGTTCGTTG gtCTCCATCACCAGAGCCAATATACAGTAGTGATGGTAAACGGTTAAATACAAGAGAATATCGTACAAGACGTAAATTGGAAGAAGAACGACACAATCTAATACAGAAGATACTCAAAATAAATCCAGAATTTAAGCCACCGCCAGATTACAA GCCTCCGATAATACGTGTCCATGATAAAGTAATGATTCCACAAGAAGAACATCCCGACATAAACTTTGTTGGCTTGCTTATTGGACCACGTGGAAATACTTTGAAAT CGATGGAAAAGGAAACTGGCGCAAAGATTATTATTCGCGGTAAAGGTTCCGTAAAAGAAGGCAAAGTAGGTAGAAAAGATGGACAACCTTTACCCGGAGAAGATGAACCATTGCATGCTTATATAACGGCAAATAATTTAGATGCCGTAAAGAAGGCTGTTGAAAGA atCCACGAGATTATAAGACAAGGTGTAGAAGTTCCTGAGGGTCAAAATGATTTGCGACGTAATCAATTGAGAGAGTTAGCATTACTTAATGGAACATTGCGTGAAAACGATGGTCCTCGATGTACGAATTGTGGAGCATCCGATCATAAATCATGGCTC TGTCCAGACAAACCAAATGTTACCAATAATATAGTATGTTCGAGTTGTGGAGGAGCTGGACACATCGCGCGAGATTGTAGATCTAAACGTCCCGGTCAAGGTGGTCCTGCAGCTGCAGGAATGGGAGGAATGGGACCTGGTGGAGATAAGGCAAAGATAGACGAAGAATATATGTCTCTTATGGCAGAATTGGGTGAGGGCCCACCACCGGATAGATCCAAGTCTGGTCAAACTAGACAACCCGCACCAAATCCAAGTTATCCTGGACTTTTCGATAG GCAACAGGCACCTCGCGCCCTGATGGCTGCTCCGGCACATCCACCACCTCAAATGATGCAAGGTGGACCTATGATGCCACCACCGGGTATGGCTCCGCCGCCGTGGAGCCAAGGCGacgtaaataatatgaatggTATGAACATGCAATGGCAACCACCAGTTAGTATGCCACCACCGCCAGGTGTCATGCAACCACCTCCGCCACCTCCTGGATCTACCACTCAGCCAAATATCCCTCCCTTAATGCCTTGGATGGCTGGGAACAATCAGCCACCTCCACCAGGACAGATGCCACCAACGCAAATTCCACCCCCTGGAATGGGTATTCCACCGTGGCAACAAGGGCAACAAGGGCCGATGCGTCCACCACCTCCAGGAACGGCACCACCTCCAGGATTTCCAGGATGGCAACCTCAACAAATGGGTGGCTGGCCTCCGGCAGCTCCCGTTCCACCTCCACCACAGCAACAACAAACTCCTGCTCCGCCAGGAATCGATTTGAATACGTTACCTACTTTATTGGCCCAgccaccaccacctccgccGCCCACTAGTTAG